One segment of Candidatus Falkowbacteria bacterium DNA contains the following:
- a CDS encoding pilin gives MFKAKTLLLSVLITGFAFSPALVSANTWTNRIEEGGLNVIGSQAFGESGAPQKSIYSIIARVIKVMLGLLGTVFVVLLILAGFKYMTSAGDEEKIKEAVGQIRNAIIGLLIVVVAYSITYYVTLKAIPTIMK, from the coding sequence ATGTTCAAAGCTAAAACATTATTACTGTCAGTTTTAATCACTGGTTTTGCTTTTAGCCCAGCCTTAGTTAGCGCCAACACCTGGACGAATCGAATTGAGGAAGGTGGACTCAATGTCATTGGCTCTCAGGCCTTTGGTGAAAGCGGAGCGCCACAAAAAAGTATTTACTCAATCATAGCCAGAGTTATTAAAGTCATGCTCGGACTTCTAGGAACTGTCTTTGTGGTTCTATTGATTCTTGCAGGTTTTAAATATATGACATCAGCTGGAGATGAAGAAAAAATCAAGGAAGCCGTTGGGCAAATCAGAAATGCCATAATTGGACTTTTGATAGTAGTAGTAGCTTATTCAATTACCTATTACGTTACTCTAAAGGCGATTCCAACCATAATGAAATAA
- a CDS encoding prepilin-type N-terminal cleavage/methylation domain-containing protein, translating to MRFIFSHKKGFTLIELLVVIAIIGVLSTMAIIALGNARAKARDSKRVADIKQISTALELYYADNNSYPTIITPGNSIVSPDGTKTYMATIPNNPTPRNDSGCGDNNYTYASTPDNTNYSLNFCLGNNVSSTPAGINSSSSTGVGTAPGLVGWWKFDEGSGTTASDSSGNNNIGTLVSSPSWQTSADCKNGGCIKFNGSGDYVNIPYNTNLDTPSGTTISFWAKYVLAAGNHEIIRRSSVFFIRAIEGGGTYTIPYVYADFPRGYTGCAFTDNVWFHFVQIYDPINDPELKSYKNGVLAGADPWLTGAMPSVATPITIGGDNSGWSLSVDDVRIYNRALSAAEVLALYNSIKP from the coding sequence ATGCGATTTATTTTCTCGCATAAAAAAGGTTTTACTTTAATAGAACTTCTAGTTGTCATCGCGATAATCGGTGTTTTATCTACCATGGCTATAATAGCTCTAGGAAATGCTAGAGCTAAAGCTAGAGATAGTAAAAGAGTCGCTGATATAAAACAAATCAGTACTGCTTTAGAATTGTATTATGCAGATAATAATAGTTATCCTACTATTATTACTCCTGGTAATAGCATTGTTTCACCTGACGGAACTAAGACTTATATGGCTACTATTCCTAATAACCCTACACCAAGAAATGATAGTGGTTGTGGTGATAATAACTATACTTACGCTTCTACCCCAGACAACACTAACTATAGTCTTAACTTCTGTCTTGGTAACAACGTCTCTTCAACCCCGGCTGGTATCAACTCTAGTTCTAGTACCGGCGTAGGCACTGCGCCTGGTCTTGTTGGTTGGTGGAAATTTGATGAGGGCTCTGGTACGACAGCTAGTGATTCATCGGGCAATAACAATATAGGAACGTTAGTTAGTAGCCCAAGCTGGCAAACATCAGCTGACTGTAAAAACGGTGGCTGCATAAAATTTAACGGCTCAGGTGATTATGTAAATATTCCTTATAATACAAATCTAGATACTCCAAGTGGAACAACAATTTCTTTTTGGGCAAAATATGTTCTAGCGGCTGGTAATCACGAAATAATAAGGCGTAGCTCAGTTTTTTTTATTAGAGCTATTGAAGGCGGAGGAACTTATACTATCCCATATGTATATGCTGACTTCCCTAGGGGTTACACGGGTTGCGCCTTTACTGACAATGTTTGGTTTCATTTTGTACAAATTTATGACCCAATAAATGATCCTGAACTTAAATCTTATAAAAACGGAGTTTTAGCTGGAGCTGATCCTTGGTTAACCGGCGCCATGCCAAGCGTTGCCACTCCAATTACTATTGGCGGTGACAACAGCGGCTGGAGCTTATCAGTTGATGATGTCAGAATTTACAACAGAGCTCTGTCAGCCGCAGAAGTCTTAGCATTATATAACTCAATTAAGCCTTAA
- a CDS encoding ROK family protein has translation MAINKNFYIGIDVGGTKIASVLLDEKHKTIEHLTLATPKDSLEHFLIMVSAAVDPLLKTIEKKKGHLVGIGIGAPGPIDHAKNQVIVAPNLPLLNKVKLGELILKQINQPNLPYLLDNDANCFVRAEGILGAGAKSNNFFGIGIGTGIGGGWWYNGDIYHGGHGSGSEPGHIIVDFDNLITLEQAYHKLTQNNPAILAEEAYKGDILAGQKFAEIGAYLGIAFSTIVNLFDPEMIILFGGALASSDLFLNAAKEALKKHTFAREAHSVKLIKGKLGPLAGAIGAALLIK, from the coding sequence ATGGCGATTAATAAAAATTTTTACATTGGAATTGATGTTGGTGGAACAAAAATTGCCAGCGTGTTATTAGATGAAAAACATAAAACCATCGAACATCTTACTCTAGCTACACCAAAAGACAGTTTAGAACATTTTCTAATCATGGTTAGCGCCGCGGTTGATCCTTTGCTAAAAACAATTGAAAAAAAGAAAGGTCATCTAGTTGGTATTGGTATTGGCGCACCTGGTCCGATTGATCATGCAAAGAATCAAGTTATTGTTGCGCCAAATTTGCCTTTATTAAATAAAGTAAAATTAGGTGAATTAATATTAAAACAAATCAACCAGCCTAATCTCCCCTATTTACTGGATAATGATGCTAATTGCTTTGTTAGAGCTGAAGGTATTTTAGGAGCTGGCGCTAAATCAAATAACTTTTTTGGTATTGGCATTGGCACTGGCATCGGCGGCGGCTGGTGGTATAACGGTGATATTTATCATGGTGGTCATGGTTCAGGTTCTGAGCCTGGTCATATTATTGTAGATTTTGATAATTTAATTACTTTAGAACAAGCTTACCATAAACTAACTCAAAACAATCCAGCAATTTTAGCTGAAGAAGCTTATAAAGGAGATATTTTAGCTGGACAAAAATTTGCAGAAATTGGAGCTTATTTAGGTATCGCCTTTTCTACTATCGTTAATTTATTTGATCCAGAAATGATTATTTTATTTGGTGGAGCTTTAGCTTCAAGTGATCTTTTCTTAAACGCCGCTAAAGAAGCTTTGAAAAAACATACCTTTGCTCGCGAAGCTCACTCTGTGAAATTAATAAAAGGTAAACTCGGACCTTTGGCAGGGGCGATCGGCGCCGCACTACTAATAAAATAA
- a CDS encoding flippase, whose product MALSSKIAFNTAIQVITKVIGTLLSLAALALITRYLGSYGFGYYTTAITFVTFFSIAADLGLTLVTTQLISRPGANQNKLLSNLFTFRVVTAAAILVLAPIAAVFSPYDILIRQGIAISSIAFFFILLNQIFTSLFQKELRADKMAYAEIISRVVMFVMTAVAALFDWGLSGILWAMAIANVVSFLLHYYYSRIHASIKMAFDKAIWKEILQLSWPFMLTIVLNLVYLKTDILLLSFLKSPVDVGLYGASYKVIDVLVTIPFMLGGTVLPILSKRWQAKQHVEYQRAWTKIFNATSVLVWPIVVGGFVLASPIMVLIAGEDFAKSGDILKVLIFAVGGVFFSALFSYTMISFGEQRRLIGAYLFTAISSLILYFILIPRFSYIGAAWVTVYSEVIMCLFAWFLVRRYSKLKTNFIVFLKSFGAAIIMGLVVYYLPIETVSAFGLSLAVFIGMIVYGLIAWFGRAVSKAELKELLNWRN is encoded by the coding sequence ATGGCTCTATCCTCGAAAATAGCATTTAATACGGCTATCCAAGTTATTACCAAGGTCATAGGAACACTGCTTAGTTTAGCGGCGCTGGCTTTAATTACGCGCTATTTAGGTAGCTATGGTTTTGGTTATTACACCACAGCTATTACTTTTGTTACTTTTTTCAGTATTGCAGCTGATTTGGGCTTAACTTTGGTGACCACGCAGTTAATTAGTCGTCCTGGCGCTAATCAGAACAAGCTATTGAGCAACTTGTTTACTTTTAGAGTTGTGACCGCTGCCGCAATTTTAGTGCTTGCGCCAATTGCCGCTGTTTTTTCGCCTTATGACATACTAATTAGGCAAGGCATCGCTATTTCTAGCATAGCTTTCTTTTTTATTTTGTTAAATCAAATTTTTACAAGTTTATTTCAAAAAGAGTTAAGAGCCGACAAAATGGCTTATGCTGAAATAATTAGCCGAGTTGTTATGTTCGTTATGACCGCCGTAGCCGCTTTGTTTGATTGGGGTTTGTCAGGTATCTTGTGGGCCATGGCAATTGCCAACGTTGTAAGTTTCTTACTGCATTATTATTATTCTCGTATTCATGCTTCAATCAAGATGGCCTTTGATAAAGCAATTTGGAAAGAAATACTTCAGCTGTCTTGGCCATTCATGTTAACAATTGTCCTTAATCTAGTTTATCTTAAAACTGATATCTTGCTTTTGTCGTTTTTGAAAAGCCCAGTTGACGTTGGTTTATACGGCGCGTCTTATAAAGTAATCGATGTTCTAGTAACTATACCCTTTATGCTTGGCGGAACGGTTTTGCCGATTCTATCAAAACGTTGGCAAGCTAAGCAGCATGTTGAATATCAAAGAGCCTGGACTAAAATTTTTAATGCTACATCGGTACTTGTTTGGCCAATTGTCGTTGGTGGTTTTGTTTTAGCTTCGCCAATTATGGTTTTGATTGCGGGTGAAGATTTTGCTAAATCAGGTGATATATTAAAAGTTTTAATTTTTGCCGTTGGTGGAGTTTTCTTTAGTGCTTTATTTAGCTACACCATGATTAGCTTTGGTGAACAACGCCGCTTAATCGGAGCTTATCTTTTCACCGCAATCTCTTCGTTAATTTTGTATTTTATTTTAATTCCTCGCTTTTCTTATATTGGCGCGGCTTGGGTTACAGTTTATAGTGAAGTCATTATGTGTTTATTTGCCTGGTTTTTGGTGCGACGTTATTCAAAGCTTAAAACCAATTTCATTGTCTTCCTAAAGTCCTTCGGCGCCGCTATAATTATGGGTTTGGTAGTTTATTATTTGCCAATTGAAACAGTCAGCGCCTTTGGTTTGAGTTTAGCAGTTTTCATTGGTATGATAGTTTACGGCTTGATCGCTTGGTTTGGCCGAGCTGTTAGCAAAGCAG
- a CDS encoding DNA polymerase III subunit alpha, whose translation MSFVHLHVHSHYSLLDGLTKIDDLVEAAKAEGSPAVALTDHGVMYGVVEFYEKCKKAGIKPIIGVESYLAPAARSDKTTKAINDRNYYHLLLLAKNNIGYQNLIKLTSIAHLEGYYYRPRIDWEVLTENCEGLIATSSCLAGEIPRLLMAGKIDRAQNKIEEYSKLFGPDNFYLELQDHPELPDQVKLNKLLVDLAREHKLPLIGTNDTHYLRADDNEAQDILLCLQNKSKKEDTNRMSMLGVNYSLKSNKEMIEAFKETPEAITNTLKIAEACEVELELGKIQLPYFEVPSGFDGNSYLRHLALEGLIKRYGKNYDEVDQLYRDRLDYELSVVAKMGWPSYFLIVADFVNWSKDQGIVVGPGRGSAAGSLVCYLVGITNLCPIKYNLLFERFLNPDRVSMPDIDLDFADARRDEVLEYVKNKYGHDHVSQIITFGTMAARAAVRDVGRVLNYPYDYCDRLSKAIPPMMKIKDALERSPEFKAIYEEPEARRIVDYALKLEGVARHSSVHACGVLITKDPLTNNVPIQYASSSDRTIVSQYSLHPIEDLGLLKMDFLGLKNLTIIESAINIIKNTRGIEIDIDKIPLDDKKTYRLFQTGETTGVFQFESSGMKRYLKELKPSEFEDIIAMVALYRPGPMEWIPDYITGKHGKKPQYLHPKLEPILNVTYGVAVYQEQVMEIARSLAGFTMAEADVLRKAVGKKIAKLLGEQKIKFIEGCVKNGLSTKLASDIFAFIEPFAGYGFNRSHAACYAMIGYQTAYLKANFPAEFMAALLTSDQQDTDRIAIEIEECRHMKISIQQPDLNQSFDNFTVVTSGTAENHAASASENPTTIRFGLKAIKNVGEHISEIIIKERKANGPYQDIANFLERIEDKDLNRKSLESLIKSGGFDSLGERGQMLANIDLMINFHKDFSQRKTNRQVSLFSTMTESTGMPQIRLVSAPEATRDEKLTWEKELLGLYITEHPFSTFREALKDSIIPLSKISAEVVNKEITVGGVIATMKKILTRRNETMLFVKIEDGVGNMEVIVFPKLLAENSGLWQAGRAILCQGTLSDKDSEFKLLANKAVELTSQNVNILAREFRPIVSSNNNGYNGYRNKFNNKSETVTKPAVNNEVLKLVVKQLELLPDTLERLKALLSEYPGKHKVYLKIGDKIVETDFRVKKDDDLVNALKDQLSSVIQIVA comes from the coding sequence ATGTCATTTGTCCACCTCCATGTTCATAGTCATTATTCGCTTTTAGACGGCTTAACTAAGATTGATGATTTAGTTGAAGCAGCTAAGGCTGAGGGCTCTCCAGCAGTTGCTCTAACCGATCACGGCGTTATGTACGGCGTGGTCGAATTTTATGAGAAATGTAAGAAGGCTGGCATCAAGCCAATTATTGGTGTTGAATCTTATTTAGCTCCTGCCGCTCGTAGTGATAAAACCACTAAGGCAATTAATGATAGAAATTACTATCATCTTCTTTTATTAGCCAAAAATAATATTGGTTATCAGAATTTGATTAAACTAACTTCTATCGCACACTTAGAAGGTTACTATTATCGTCCGCGTATTGACTGGGAAGTATTGACTGAAAATTGCGAAGGTTTGATCGCGACCAGTTCTTGTTTAGCCGGAGAAATTCCTCGTTTATTAATGGCTGGAAAAATTGATCGCGCGCAAAATAAAATTGAAGAGTATAGCAAATTATTTGGTCCTGATAATTTTTATCTTGAATTACAAGATCATCCAGAACTACCTGACCAAGTTAAGCTAAATAAATTGTTAGTTGATTTAGCACGTGAACATAAATTACCTTTGATAGGAACTAATGATACGCACTATTTGCGCGCTGATGATAATGAAGCGCAAGATATTTTATTGTGCTTACAAAATAAAAGTAAAAAAGAAGATACTAACCGCATGTCCATGTTGGGCGTCAATTATTCTTTGAAATCAAATAAAGAAATGATTGAAGCTTTTAAGGAAACGCCTGAAGCAATTACTAATACTTTGAAAATCGCTGAAGCCTGCGAGGTTGAATTAGAATTAGGCAAAATTCAATTACCATATTTTGAAGTGCCTTCTGGCTTTGACGGTAATTCTTATTTGCGTCATTTAGCATTAGAAGGTTTGATTAAGCGTTATGGAAAAAATTATGATGAAGTTGATCAGCTTTATCGTGATCGTCTTGATTATGAATTAAGCGTGGTCGCGAAAATGGGTTGGCCATCTTATTTCTTAATTGTGGCTGACTTTGTTAACTGGTCTAAGGATCAGGGAATTGTAGTTGGACCAGGTCGTGGTAGTGCAGCCGGATCTTTAGTCTGCTACTTAGTTGGTATTACTAACTTGTGTCCAATAAAATATAATTTATTGTTTGAACGTTTTCTTAACCCTGATCGTGTATCCATGCCTGATATTGATTTGGATTTCGCTGATGCACGCCGCGATGAGGTTTTAGAATATGTTAAAAATAAATATGGTCATGACCATGTTTCACAAATTATCACTTTTGGAACCATGGCGGCACGCGCCGCAGTCCGCGACGTCGGTCGCGTTTTGAATTATCCTTACGATTATTGCGATCGATTATCCAAAGCTATTCCACCAATGATGAAAATTAAGGATGCGTTGGAAAGATCGCCTGAGTTTAAAGCAATTTACGAAGAACCAGAAGCACGACGAATTGTTGATTACGCTTTGAAATTAGAAGGTGTAGCGCGCCACTCCTCAGTTCATGCTTGCGGTGTTTTGATTACTAAAGATCCGCTAACTAATAATGTTCCGATTCAATATGCGTCTTCATCTGATAGAACAATTGTTTCTCAATATTCATTACATCCAATTGAAGATCTTGGTCTTTTGAAAATGGACTTTTTAGGTTTGAAAAACCTAACCATTATTGAATCAGCTATTAACATTATTAAAAATACACGCGGCATTGAAATCGATATTGATAAGATTCCACTGGATGATAAAAAAACCTATCGCTTATTCCAAACTGGTGAAACAACTGGTGTTTTCCAATTTGAATCAAGCGGCATGAAACGTTATCTTAAAGAATTAAAGCCAAGCGAATTTGAAGATATTATTGCTATGGTAGCTTTGTATCGTCCAGGACCAATGGAATGGATTCCAGATTATATTACTGGTAAACATGGCAAGAAGCCGCAGTATCTTCATCCAAAACTAGAACCAATTTTGAACGTAACTTACGGTGTGGCTGTTTATCAAGAACAGGTTATGGAAATTGCGAGGTCTTTAGCTGGTTTCACTATGGCTGAAGCTGATGTGTTGCGTAAAGCAGTCGGTAAAAAAATTGCCAAACTTTTGGGTGAGCAAAAAATTAAATTTATAGAAGGTTGTGTTAAAAATGGTTTATCAACTAAGTTAGCTTCAGATATTTTTGCTTTCATTGAGCCATTTGCTGGTTATGGTTTTAACCGTTCTCACGCGGCCTGTTACGCGATGATCGGTTATCAAACCGCTTATCTTAAAGCTAATTTTCCAGCTGAGTTTATGGCCGCTTTGCTAACCTCGGATCAGCAAGATACTGATCGTATTGCGATTGAGATTGAAGAGTGCCGCCATATGAAAATTTCTATTCAGCAACCAGATCTTAATCAATCATTTGATAATTTCACGGTTGTAACAAGCGGTACCGCTGAAAATCATGCCGCTTCGGCAAGTGAAAATCCAACCACTATTCGTTTTGGTTTGAAAGCTATTAAAAATGTTGGTGAACATATTTCGGAAATTATTATTAAAGAAAGAAAAGCTAATGGACCTTATCAAGATATTGCTAACTTCCTAGAACGTATTGAAGATAAAGATTTAAATCGTAAGTCATTAGAAAGTTTAATTAAGAGCGGAGGCTTTGATAGTTTAGGTGAGCGTGGTCAAATGCTTGCCAATATTGATTTGATGATTAATTTCCACAAGGATTTTAGTCAACGTAAAACTAATCGTCAGGTCAGTCTTTTCTCAACTATGACTGAATCAACCGGCATGCCGCAGATCAGATTAGTTAGTGCCCCAGAAGCAACGCGTGATGAAAAATTAACTTGGGAAAAAGAATTATTAGGTTTGTATATTACCGAGCATCCTTTTTCTACTTTCCGTGAAGCCTTAAAAGATTCAATTATTCCGCTTAGTAAGATTTCAGCAGAAGTAGTCAATAAAGAAATAACTGTTGGCGGCGTAATTGCCACTATGAAAAAAATATTAACTCGTCGTAATGAAACTATGTTGTTTGTAAAGATTGAAGACGGCGTTGGTAATATGGAAGTTATTGTTTTCCCTAAGTTGTTAGCTGAAAATAGCGGTTTATGGCAAGCCGGTAGAGCTATTCTTTGTCAGGGGACTTTATCTGATAAAGATAGTGAGTTTAAGCTATTAGCTAATAAGGCTGTCGAGCTAACTTCACAGAACGTAAATATTTTAGCGCGTGAATTTAGGCCGATTGTTAGTAGTAATAATAATGGTTACAATGGTTATAGAAATAAATTTAATAATAAAAGCGAAACCGTGACAAAACCAGCGGTTAATAATGAAGTTTTAAAATTAGTTGTTAAACAACTTGAGCTGTTGCCAGACACATTAGAGAGATTAAAGGCTTTGTTAAGTGAATATCCTGGTAAGCATAAAGTTTATTTGAAAATAGGGGACAAGATAGTTGAAACTGATTTTCGCGTTAAGAAGGATGATGATTTAGTTAATGCCTTGAAAGATCAGCTTAGCAGCGTTATCCAAATTGTTGCCTAA
- a CDS encoding YgjV family protein translates to MFDLTLPFIISQIAVSIAMGFDFLSMQFKKRQYTFLCLIVSASLISTHYFLLNKIAAGVIVFISVLRFITCYFTTNKKYLYIFIALNTISLFFTYKSLTDLIIYVGLVIFIVGNFQEDNKLMRKLMMVGTSIVAIYNAVILSPMGFITEASFLVSGIIGYYRYYIKK, encoded by the coding sequence ATGTTTGATTTGACGCTGCCGTTTATTATTTCTCAAATTGCTGTAAGTATCGCAATGGGTTTTGATTTTTTAAGCATGCAGTTTAAAAAACGACAATATACTTTTTTATGTTTGATTGTTTCTGCAAGTTTAATCAGTACTCATTACTTTCTCTTAAATAAGATTGCGGCAGGCGTTATTGTTTTTATTTCTGTTTTAAGGTTTATCACTTGCTACTTTACTACCAATAAGAAGTATTTATATATTTTTATTGCTCTAAATACAATTTCTTTGTTCTTTACCTATAAAAGTTTAACGGATCTAATAATTTATGTTGGTTTAGTTATATTTATAGTCGGTAATTTTCAAGAAGATAATAAATTAATGAGGAAATTAATGATGGTCGGCACATCTATTGTTGCTATATATAATGCTGTAATACTTTCACCAATGGGTTTTATTACTGAGGCCTCGTTTCTTGTGAGCGGAATAATTGGTTATTATCGGTATTATATAAAAAAGTAA
- the thrS gene encoding threonine--tRNA ligase → MIPLTTKRHSLAHVMAHAVQELWPKAKFAIGPDIDTGWYYDIDFGNEKIVEEDFKKIEKKMQELVRKDLPFEKIEVSIAEALKWAKENDQPYKIEIIEELRDQGETKVSFYTVGEFKDLCRGPHVESTKQIGLNGFKLHKLAGAYWRGDEKNKMLTRIYGLSFENKEALDEYILMLAEAEKRDHRKLGKELSIFAFDEDVGPGLPLWLPNGTVLIDELEKLAKETETEANYLRVRTPHIAKESMYKKSGHLPYYEESMFPPMEMDGEKYYLKAMNCPHHHKIFENLHVSYRDLPIRLAEYGTVYRYEQSGELFGLMRVRSLQMNDAHIYCSKEQFASEFRAVNEMYLKYFKIFGIDKYVMRFSTHAAEKLGKKYVDNAPLWKETEDMVRQVLIDSNIPYVEIPDEAAFYGPKIDVQVWSAIGREFTLATNQVDFAVPERFGLQYKASGGDFATPICIHRAPLGTHERFIGFLIEHYAGSFPLWLSPVQVKLLSVAETHNEFCHKLAAELKAQDIRVIVDASNETVGNKIRKAANEKVPYMLVIGDKEMNSDKLFVRERGEQEAKEWSKEDFLKTILEKIKDRK, encoded by the coding sequence ATGATTCCTCTAACAACGAAGCGCCATTCTTTAGCTCATGTTATGGCACATGCTGTACAAGAGCTTTGGCCTAAAGCTAAGTTCGCAATCGGTCCGGATATTGATACGGGTTGGTATTATGATATTGATTTTGGTAATGAAAAAATTGTTGAAGAAGATTTTAAGAAAATTGAAAAGAAGATGCAAGAGTTAGTCAGAAAAGATTTACCCTTTGAAAAAATTGAAGTTTCGATTGCTGAAGCTCTGAAGTGGGCTAAAGAAAATGATCAGCCTTATAAAATTGAAATTATTGAGGAGCTACGCGATCAAGGAGAAACTAAAGTTAGTTTCTATACTGTAGGAGAATTTAAAGATTTATGTCGCGGTCCTCACGTTGAAAGTACAAAACAAATTGGCTTGAACGGTTTTAAGTTGCATAAGTTAGCTGGTGCTTATTGGCGCGGTGATGAAAAGAATAAGATGTTAACACGTATTTATGGATTGAGCTTTGAAAACAAAGAAGCTTTAGATGAATATATATTAATGCTAGCTGAAGCTGAAAAAAGAGATCACCGTAAATTAGGTAAAGAGTTATCGATTTTTGCTTTTGACGAAGATGTGGGGCCAGGGCTTCCTTTGTGGTTGCCGAATGGTACTGTCTTAATTGATGAGTTAGAAAAATTGGCGAAAGAAACTGAAACTGAGGCTAACTACCTAAGGGTTAGGACGCCGCATATTGCTAAAGAATCAATGTATAAAAAAAGTGGTCATTTGCCATACTATGAAGAAAGTATGTTCCCGCCAATGGAAATGGACGGAGAAAAATATTATCTTAAGGCCATGAATTGTCCTCATCACCATAAGATTTTTGAAAATTTACATGTTAGTTATCGTGATTTGCCAATTCGTTTAGCTGAATACGGCACTGTTTACCGTTACGAGCAATCAGGTGAATTGTTCGGTTTAATGCGCGTTCGCTCATTACAGATGAACGACGCTCATATCTATTGTTCCAAAGAACAGTTTGCTTCTGAATTCAGAGCTGTTAATGAAATGTATTTGAAATATTTCAAGATCTTTGGAATTGATAAATATGTCATGCGATTTTCAACTCATGCTGCGGAAAAATTAGGCAAAAAATATGTTGACAACGCTCCGCTTTGGAAAGAGACAGAAGATATGGTGCGTCAGGTTTTGATTGACTCAAATATTCCTTATGTTGAAATTCCTGATGAAGCCGCTTTTTATGGGCCAAAAATTGACGTTCAAGTTTGGAGTGCAATTGGTCGTGAATTTACTTTAGCTACCAACCAAGTTGACTTTGCAGTGCCAGAGCGTTTTGGTTTGCAGTACAAAGCTTCAGGCGGTGATTTTGCTACACCAATTTGTATTCATCGCGCGCCACTTGGTACGCACGAAAGATTTATCGGCTTTTTAATCGAACACTACGCTGGCTCTTTCCCACTTTGGTTATCGCCGGTACAAGTTAAATTATTATCAGTTGCTGAAACTCACAATGAATTTTGCCACAAACTAGCGGCTGAGTTAAAGGCTCAAGATATTAGAGTTATAGTTGATGCCAGCAACGAAACAGTTGGTAACAAGATTAGAAAGGCGGCTAATGAAAAAGTGCCTTACATGCTAGTAATTGGTGATAAGGAAATGAACTCTGATAAATTATTTGTTCGCGAAAGAGGGGAGCAAGAAGCCAAAGAATGGTCTAAAGAAGATTTCCTCAAAACTATTTTAGAAAAAATAAAAGATAGAAAATAA